GCGGCCTTGTGCGAGGCGTGGCCGTCGGCCGGCAGCAGTGGCGGTTCCCCGGACAGGCAGGCCTCGGTGACCAGCGGGCACCGGGGTGCGAACGAGCAGCCCGTGGGGGTGTGGAGCAGGTTGGGCGGGATGCCGTCGATCGGCACCAGCGAGGACTTCTCTGCAACATCCACCCTGGGAACGGCCCCGAGCAACCCCATGGTGTAGGGCATGCGCGGGTTGTAGTAGATATCGTCCACCGGGCCGGTTTCCACCGGTTTTCCCGCGTACATGACCATGATGTCGTCCGCCATGCCCGCCACGACGCCGAGATCGTGCGTGATCATCACGACGGCGGCCCCGGTCTCCTCCTGTGCCGTATGAAGCACCTCAAGCACCTGGGCCTGGATGGTGACGTCCAGCGCCGTCGTCGGCTCATCAGCGATCAGGACCCGCGGATTATTGGCGATGGCAATGGCGATCATCACGCGCTGGCGCATGCCGCCGGAGAACTCGTGCGGGAAGGCCTTGAGCCGGTTCTTCGGGCTGGGAATGCCCACCATCGCCAGCAGTTCGACGGCGCGGGCCTCCTTCGCCGATTTGCTCATGCCAGGGTTGTGGATGGTCAGGGCCTCGGTGATCTGGGCCCCCACCGTGTACACCGGGGTCAGGGAGGACAGTGGGTCCTGGAACACCATGGCGATGTCATTGCCGCGGTGCGCGCACATGGCTTTGTCGCTGAGGCCCAGCAGTTCCTGGCCCTTAAGCCGGACCGAGCCGGAGATCTCCGCAGTGGACGGCAGCAGGCCCATGATGGCCAGCGACGTCACCGACTTGCCGGAACCGGACTCCCCTACGATTCCCAGGGTCTTGCCCGGCATTAGGTCGAAGTCCACGCCCCGGACCGCGTGCACGGAGCCGTTTTCGGAGTTGAAGCTGACGTGCAGGTCCCGGACGGACAGCACCGCGTCCGACGGCGAGTGGAGGCCTGCGATGTGCAGCCGTTCGGCTGTTGTGCCGGCCGGGTCAGCCGGACCGATGGTGGTTTCGTTGCTCATTTGCCGGCCCTCTGTCCGTTTTTCTTTTTTGCCCGGCCAACGGAACTGGAGCTGGGGTCGAAGGCGTCCCGAAGTCCGTCGTTCATCATGGCCAGGGACCCGGTCAGCAGAAACATCACCGTCAGCGGAACCCAGAACATCCAGGGAAAGGTCTGGACCTGGGACGTAGCGCCGCCGATCAGGACGCCCAGGCTGACGTCCGGAACCTTGATGCCGATGCCGATGAAGGAGAACGCGACTTCGGCCAGGATGGCGCCGGTGACACCCCGGGTGATGTCCAGGACGAGTAGCGACCCGATGTTGGGCACCAGGTGCCGCCAGACGATCCGGCGCGGCGGTACCCCCATGTACTGGGCTGCTTTGACGAAGTCACGCTGCATGAGCGACATGGACAGTGAACGGATCAGCCTGGCCGTGCCCATCCAGCTGAACACCAGGAGAACGATGATCAGCAGGAGCCAGCTGGGGAGGTTCTGCTTCAAAGTGCCCCCGCCGCCGCTCGTGGCCACAGCCACCACCAGCAGCGCGGGCATCATGATGAGGGCCTCCAGGACAAAGAGCATGACTTTGTCCACTTTCCCGCCGAAGTAGGCCATGGTGCATCCGTACACGGCAGCGATCAGGACGGACACCAGGCCCACAATCAGGCCTATCAGGATGGAGATGCGGGTCCCTTCAACCGTCATGGCGTAGAGGTCGATGCCCGCCTGGGAGGTGCCAAGGAAGTGGTCGCCGGAGGGCGGCATGCCAATGTTGAACGGGTCGATGGTTTCCTTGTCCCAGGGCGTGAAGAAGCCCCCGACAAAGGAGAAGATGGTCAGTGCCAGGAAGATGGCCAGCCCTGCGACCGCCGTCTTGTTCCGCATAAAGCGGCGGAAGATGATGGTGGATTTTCCGATCACGGCGTCGGCGCTGTCCAGGTGCGCATCCTGGGCCACCGCTGCGGCATCAACTGAATTGAGGTTGGTCATGGCTACTGCACCCGCACTCTCGGGTCGACAAGCGTGGTGGCGAAGTCCGCGAGGATGGCACCGATGGCGAAGATGACCGAACCGTAGGCCAGCGTGGCTGTAGCGGCGTTGACGTCCTGCAGCGAGATGGCGTCGATGCTCCACGAGCCGACGCCGGGCCACGCAAAGATCTTCTCGGCAAAGAAGCCGCCGGCGAAAATTGCCGGGACGGTGAAGGCGATGCTCTGGGCCACGGGGATGAACGAGACCCGCAGGGCGTGCCGGGAAATGGCCTGGTTGCGGGTCAGGCCCTTGGCACGGGCGGTCCGGACGAAATCGGCATTGACGTTGTCCAGCAGGTACTGCCGCTGCGCGATCTGGTATGAACCCCAGCCCACCAGCGTGATGGCGATGGTGGGCACCGCATAGTGGGCGAGCATGTCCGCGAACTGTGCCCACCCCGGCGCCATGCCGGGGGTGGAGATGCCGGTGACGAAGAAGATGCGTTCGCCGACGGTCTCGTTGATGTTGATGGCGCCGAGCTGCACCAGGAAGTAGGCGATGGGTGCGGGGACGATGTAGGCGAGGTAGCTGTAGGAAGTGATCACCCGGTCCTGGAACTTGTACTGGCGGGCGGCCGAGTACACGCCAAGGGCGACACCGATGACCAGCGTCAGGATGATGGCGGCGAGGAACAGCCTGGTGGAGATCCAGACGCGGTCCCCGAACTCGGCATTGATAAAGGCACCGTTGGGGCTGCGTCCCCAATCCCAGCGCGTGACAATTCCGGTAAGCCACTCAACGTAGCGTTCCCAGGGGCTCAGGTCCGGGTCCAGCCCTTTCAGGCGCATGGAGTTGGCAACCTGTTCGGGGGTGGGACGGGGAATCCGCTCCTGTTCCAGCAGAGCCGGCTTGAGGGAACTGACCGCCAGGAAGTACCCGGCCGACGTGGTCAGGAAAATCATAAAAACGTAGGTGATGCCGCGTTTGGCAAGGTACCGGAGCATGTGGCGTCTACTTCAGGATCTGGGCCGCCGTTTGGATTGCACAGGAACATCCCAGGGGATCGCCCCAGGTATGCAACGGAGTGTATGCCTTGAGTGCATCCATGTTCCAGATCCTTCCAAAATTTACCTGCCGCACCGCGGGTCTCGCGGCTCCCAGGTGTACACCAGCGCGTCGCTGGCCTCCGACGACCGTCGCAGGCCAGCCCGGGTAGTGGACTATGTTGCGGGTCACATTCCAGAGGAAACTACCACATAGACGGAGCCCGAAAGTGGCCATTTTCGTCGAAACCGACGGCCCCGTATCAGATCGTTATGAATAACTCAGGGGAATTGATTTGACTGGACGGTGACAGCATTTGCGGCTACCCTAACGGCGACTGACAACCCGCGTGACAAGTTCACGCCACGTCGACGTGAGCCGCTCGGGGGTCACGCCCTGTACCCGGACCGCATACAGCAGCCGCTCCGGGTCAAGGGTGGAGATGAGCGTCATGGCCATCAGCACGGGGTCCGCCTCCATGCTTTCTTCCCGCAGCAGGACTTCGACGTGCCGCTGCCACAGCAGCGCCGCGGGAACCTCATACCTGCCCTGCGCCGAACTCTCCGCGGCGCGCACCAGATCTCCGTGCTCCAGCACGTAGGCGACGCGGGCCGAGCCAAAGGCAATCAGCCGCTCCAGGCCTGGAGCCCCGGGTCCCAGCGGCGGCGGGCCAAACATGAACCGGGCCTGGAAGGCGGCTTCGGAATCGCTGAGCAGGGACATCATCAGCCCGGTCCGGCTGCCGAACCTGCGGAAGACAGTTCCCTTACCCACCCGGGCACGCTCGGCCAGCCTGTCCATGGTGAGTGCGTCCACGCCGCCTTCGGCGATCAGGTCGCGCGCTGCGCCCAGCAGCCGTTCCCGGTTCCGCGCCGCATCACTCCGCTCCGCCACCGGGCCAACCAGCGGTGCGGCACGCGATGCTGGCAGCAATGGGATGTAACTCACAGTCCACATCCTAGCCGCACGGGAATATTAATCGGACCGCAGTCCGTTTAGCTGATGAAGGCGGCAATCTGCGCCTCCACCCTTCCACCGGCCGACGGCCCAGCCCCGGCCCGACACCAGGAGTTCGTATGTCCAAGAGCACCATCCTCACCCTTGTTGGCAGCCTCCGCGCCGAATCCACCAACCAGAAGCTGGCCGAAGCCATCCAGCTCAACGCCCCCGAGCAGGTTGACGTTGTCATCCACGAAAGCCTGGGCAACATTCCCTTCTACAACGAAGACATCGACGTTGAGGGCCAGGTGCCCGCTGCCGCCGCCGCCCTGCGCGCTGCCGCCACCGAGGCCGACACCGTCCTCCTGGTTACCCCCGAGCACAACGGCACGGTTCCGGCGTCCCTGAAGAACGCCATCGACTGGCTGTCCCGCCCCTTCGGCGCCGGCGCCCTCGCCGGCAAGCCCACCGCCGTCGTGGGAACCGCCTTTGGTCAGTTCGGCGGCGTCTGGGCCCAGGACGAAGCCCGCAAGGCAGTCGGCATTGCCGGCGCCCAGGTCCTCGAGGACGCCAAGCTGGCCGTCCCCGGCTCCATGGTCCGGTTCGCCGAACTGCACCCGAAGGACGACGCCGAGGTAGTGGAGCAGATCAAGGGCGTCTTCGACGCGATCTCCGCCGCTCAGAGGGCCGCGCAGACCGCAGCCTAAGGCCGGCGCTGGCACGAGCCAGCCCCCAGATCCTCAGATGCCCCGGACACCGCAAGGTGGCCGGGGCATCTGTCCGCCCGCCATCTGTCTGCCCGTGACGATTTTGTTACCGCGGCGTGCGCCCCGCGGCGCCCACGTAACCAAGTCTTGGCCCAACCGCTACCGGTCGGCCATTCTCACCGCGCCGGGACCGCCGTACCGTTAATTGCAGGAAATGGAGCAGGGAACGACGTGCAGCAGGCACCTGCACACGAGGTTGACGGAAACGCGGCGGGGCATGGCAGGCAGCTGGAGGGCCGGGAGGCTTGCGGTGACGACGGCGGCGCTCACCCTGCCGCTGTGGCTCGGCTCCTGCACACCGGGCCTGCCCCCTCCCGCCGGCAGCGTCCCGGCCGGCGCCACTGGCGTCGGGGCCACGGAGGCGCCGGGAGCAGTTTCGCTGCCGGCGCCCCGGCCGCAGTCGCCTCCCCCGGCCGCGGCGGAGTCGGAAACCGCCGCCGTTCCCCCGGTTACAGCACAGCAGCTCACCCCGCCCGTCGGTACCGGCGGCACCACCGGCAGCGCCGGCATAGTCCAAACCGCTTCGGCCTCCGGTGCGGGACCCGGCCCGGCAGCACCGAGGCCTTCTCCCGCCCCTGAACCATCTCCTTCGCCGCCATCCAACCCGCCGCCGGCGCCGCCGCCTGCGGCGTCCGGGCGCCAGGCCGGCCAGCAGACCCCCGGCAGGCCGGTCACGGCCTACTACGTGGTGCTTGGCGACGCCGGCGCGAAAGGTGTCCGCTTTGGCTGCAATGACAGCCTCGCAGGTATCCGCCGCTCCCCCGGGGGACCGGCCGAGCCGTTGGCTGCGGCCATGAATGCGCTGCTCGACGGGTCCGTGGAGCCGTCCCCCGGCCTGTACAACGCACTGTCAGCCTCGACGCTGACGTTCCTGTCCGGCACGTTCGACGGTTACACGGTGACCGTTTACCTCTCCGGCACACTCCATCCGGGCGGAGTGTGCGACATCCCCAGGGTCGAGGCCCAGCTCACCCAAACCGCCGTGGCGTCAGTGGGCGCCATCCGCGCGGAGATCTATGTCAATGGTGTGAGGCTCGCGGATGTTCTCAGCCTGAAGTGACGGCCTGAAGTGACGGCCTCTGGCAATCAAAGCAACAGATGTTGCCTTATTGGAAACATGCGGCTGTATCCTGAGGATGTGACCCACGAAACGCTTGATGCTGCAGAAGCACCACTTCCGGCCGAAGCCATTGACGCAATCGAACGCGCGGCGACCTCTGCCCACCGCGCGGCGCATCCACACGAGGCCCTCTTTTCGGCGCGCGCCGCCAATATCAAGCAATCCGCCGTCCGGGACGTTTTCGACATCTCGCTGCGTCCGGGACTCGTGTCCCTCGCGGGCGGCAGCCCCTACCTGCAGTCCCTTCCACTGGAACGCCTCGCCGCGACGGCCGCCGACATCATCGCCAAGGACGGACTCACCGCCCTGCAGTACGGCGGCGGCCAGGGCACCGAGGAACTGCGCGCGCAGATCTGCGAGGTGATGGCCGCCGAAGGAATCTTGGATGCCCTGCCGCAGAACGTGGTGATCACCGCCGGCTCCCAGTCGGCCCAGGATGTGGCCACGAAGGTCTTCTGTAATCCGGGTGACGTGGTGCTGGTGGAGGACCCCACCTACGTGGGAGCCCTGAACACCTTCGAGGCGTATCAGGTTGAAGTCGCCACCGTGGAAATGGACGACGACGGCCTGGTGCCCGAGCTGCTGGAGGCCAGGATCGCGGCGCTCCAGACCGCCGGGAAAAACATCAAGCTGCTCTACACCATCCCCAACTTCAACAATCCCTCCGGGATCACGTTGGGTGCGGAGCGCAGGCAGCAGATTGTCGATATATGCCGCAAGGCGAATATTATTGTGCTTGAGGACAACCCGTACGGTCTGTTGCGCTACCAGGGACAGCCGCTGGAACCCCTTCGCGCCGCGAATCCCGCCGACGTTATCTACTTGGGTTCTTTTTCGAAGATCTTCGCCCCGGGCCTTCGCATCGGCTGGGCCCTGGTGCCCGACCATCTGCAGCGGCGCTACTACCTGGCCTCGGAGTCCGTTACGTTGTGCCCGCCTGCGTTCAACCAGATGCTCGTCTCGGCGTACCTCCGGGACTACGACTGGAAGGGCCAGATCGAAACCTACCGGGGCATCTACGCTGAACGGTGCGCGGCAATGCTGGCCGCACTGGAAAAACATATGCCCGCAGGCACCGCCTGGACCAGCCCCGAGGGCGGTTTCTTCGTATGGGTCACCCTCCCCGAAGGCGTGGACACCTACCCCGTGCTGAAGCAGGCCATCGACGCCGGCGTCGTTTTTATCCCGGGGGCCGCCTTCACGCCGTCCGATGAACCGTCGAACAAGCTAAGGCTGGCCTTTAGCGCGGTGCCGCCGGAAGCAATTGACGAGGGAGTTCGACGCCTTGCCGGGGTACTGCGGGAAAACCTCGCGGCGTTGTAACGTTGGCCGGACTGAGTACGGCCAACTTCATCTCTACAAGGAGTACAAAGCATGAGCGGAATTATCGTTGTGGGCGTTGATGGCAGCGGGACTGCCAAAAAGGCTGCCGAGGCGGCCAGGGACCTCGCCGTCGCTTTAGGCGGCTCCCTGCACGTGGTCTCGGCCTTCGACAGTGACCGCACAGAGGTTTTCGGCTCCGGGAGTGACCGGTGGATCGTTTCTGACGCCGACGGCGCGGAGCACGTGGCCAAAACCGTGGCCGATGCCCTGGCCGGCAGCGTCAAGGTCACGTACTCGGCCGCCCGCGGCAAGCCCGCCGACGCACTGATCAACGAAGCCGAACGCCTCGGCGCCAAAATGATCGTGGTGGGTAACCGCCGGATGCGCGGCATCGGCCGCGTGCTGGGCAGCGTGGCCAACAGCGTGGCGCACAACGCCACCTGCGACGTCTACATCGCCAACACGTACGACGCCGACTGACCGCGAGCCGGACACCATGCACTGAGCCTGTGCATGGTGTCCGTTCTCACCCCGTTTCAGCCGGATTGGGCCTGCCCCGGACGATAAAATGGGAGTGCCCCCAACGGAGCGGTCACTCACTCTCCACCTCCAAAGGGGCCCCATTTTGCTTACTCTCCAGCGCCGCCAGTTTGTTGGCCACGACATCCTCCTTGCCCGCCACGGCAACCACATCTGCTCAATGCGCCTGGACCGCGGCGCCGGACGGGTCATTGCGCTCCTGGACGACGGCTCGGTGGACAGCGCGCCCAACCTCATCGCCCCGGACCTCCGCCTCCCGGCCACCATCCGGAGCGTCCTCTATGAGGACAGGAAATTCTTCGCCGGGATCGCGGCCGTCGCCGTGATCCTCGGCGGTCTGGTCTTCGGAACATCAGCCGCCCTGACCCAAACATGGGCCGGAAGCCCGGAAATGCTCGAGATGCTCACGGCCTACTCCGCCTACGGATACTAAACGGCCCTGAGCTAGAGAAGCCAGTCCCGCAGGACCACCCACAGCCCGGCCATCACCAGGCCGCCGAACAGCGAGCCGGCCACCACCTGCGCCAATGTGTGGGCGCGCAGGACCACCCTGGACCAGCCGACGGCCGGAATCAGTATCAGCAGCGGCAGCCACGCCGGGCCGAGCATCAGTACGGAGATCGCCGCTGCCGACGACACTGCGGCCGCGTGCCCGCTGATCTTCCAGAACGGGCTGACGGCGGCCAGCATCACGATGCCCGCCACGATGCCGAGCACCATGACCACAACGCTGCGCGGCGACCCGACGGCGGAGAGCACCACCAGCCCGGCGATGACACAGGCCAGTGCCATGAGGAGCACCGGCGCCCGCTGACGCCGGTCGCTGACGTGATGGTCCGTGACTTTGCCCAGCCGCACAAGGATAAGCAGCAGGAACAGCGGCAGCACACAGACAAAGACGGCAGCAAGTGCCCCGTAGCCGATGGTCCCCGGAAAACCGGGTTCGATCACGGGGCTGATGAGCAGTTGCAGCGTCACCACCACCGGCGGCTGGAAAGCCTCAGTCAGCCATCTGGCCGTC
The window above is part of the Pseudarthrobacter sp. IC2-21 genome. Proteins encoded here:
- a CDS encoding phosphatase PAP2 family protein, producing MTRESRAASPAALRARNRTARWLTEAFQPPVVVTLQLLISPVIEPGFPGTIGYGALAAVFVCVLPLFLLLILVRLGKVTDHHVSDRRQRAPVLLMALACVIAGLVVLSAVGSPRSVVVMVLGIVAGIVMLAAVSPFWKISGHAAAVSSAAAISVLMLGPAWLPLLILIPAVGWSRVVLRAHTLAQVVAGSLFGGLVMAGLWVVLRDWLL
- a CDS encoding TetR/AcrR family transcriptional regulator, with the protein product MSYIPLLPASRAAPLVGPVAERSDAARNRERLLGAARDLIAEGGVDALTMDRLAERARVGKGTVFRRFGSRTGLMMSLLSDSEAAFQARFMFGPPPLGPGAPGLERLIAFGSARVAYVLEHGDLVRAAESSAQGRYEVPAALLWQRHVEVLLREESMEADPVLMAMTLISTLDPERLLYAVRVQGVTPERLTSTWRELVTRVVSRR
- a CDS encoding ABC transporter permease, producing MLRYLAKRGITYVFMIFLTTSAGYFLAVSSLKPALLEQERIPRPTPEQVANSMRLKGLDPDLSPWERYVEWLTGIVTRWDWGRSPNGAFINAEFGDRVWISTRLFLAAIILTLVIGVALGVYSAARQYKFQDRVITSYSYLAYIVPAPIAYFLVQLGAININETVGERIFFVTGISTPGMAPGWAQFADMLAHYAVPTIAITLVGWGSYQIAQRQYLLDNVNADFVRTARAKGLTRNQAISRHALRVSFIPVAQSIAFTVPAIFAGGFFAEKIFAWPGVGSWSIDAISLQDVNAATATLAYGSVIFAIGAILADFATTLVDPRVRVQ
- a CDS encoding universal stress protein, whose amino-acid sequence is MSGIIVVGVDGSGTAKKAAEAARDLAVALGGSLHVVSAFDSDRTEVFGSGSDRWIVSDADGAEHVAKTVADALAGSVKVTYSAARGKPADALINEAERLGAKMIVVGNRRMRGIGRVLGSVANSVAHNATCDVYIANTYDAD
- a CDS encoding GerMN domain-containing protein — translated: MAGSWRAGRLAVTTAALTLPLWLGSCTPGLPPPAGSVPAGATGVGATEAPGAVSLPAPRPQSPPPAAAESETAAVPPVTAQQLTPPVGTGGTTGSAGIVQTASASGAGPGPAAPRPSPAPEPSPSPPSNPPPAPPPAASGRQAGQQTPGRPVTAYYVVLGDAGAKGVRFGCNDSLAGIRRSPGGPAEPLAAAMNALLDGSVEPSPGLYNALSASTLTFLSGTFDGYTVTVYLSGTLHPGGVCDIPRVEAQLTQTAVASVGAIRAEIYVNGVRLADVLSLK
- a CDS encoding NAD(P)H-dependent oxidoreductase, translating into MSKSTILTLVGSLRAESTNQKLAEAIQLNAPEQVDVVIHESLGNIPFYNEDIDVEGQVPAAAAALRAAATEADTVLLVTPEHNGTVPASLKNAIDWLSRPFGAGALAGKPTAVVGTAFGQFGGVWAQDEARKAVGIAGAQVLEDAKLAVPGSMVRFAELHPKDDAEVVEQIKGVFDAISAAQRAAQTAA
- a CDS encoding ABC transporter permease: MTNLNSVDAAAVAQDAHLDSADAVIGKSTIIFRRFMRNKTAVAGLAIFLALTIFSFVGGFFTPWDKETIDPFNIGMPPSGDHFLGTSQAGIDLYAMTVEGTRISILIGLIVGLVSVLIAAVYGCTMAYFGGKVDKVMLFVLEALIMMPALLVVAVATSGGGGTLKQNLPSWLLLIIVLLVFSWMGTARLIRSLSMSLMQRDFVKAAQYMGVPPRRIVWRHLVPNIGSLLVLDITRGVTGAILAEVAFSFIGIGIKVPDVSLGVLIGGATSQVQTFPWMFWVPLTVMFLLTGSLAMMNDGLRDAFDPSSSSVGRAKKKNGQRAGK
- a CDS encoding PLP-dependent aminotransferase family protein encodes the protein MTHETLDAAEAPLPAEAIDAIERAATSAHRAAHPHEALFSARAANIKQSAVRDVFDISLRPGLVSLAGGSPYLQSLPLERLAATAADIIAKDGLTALQYGGGQGTEELRAQICEVMAAEGILDALPQNVVITAGSQSAQDVATKVFCNPGDVVLVEDPTYVGALNTFEAYQVEVATVEMDDDGLVPELLEARIAALQTAGKNIKLLYTIPNFNNPSGITLGAERRQQIVDICRKANIIVLEDNPYGLLRYQGQPLEPLRAANPADVIYLGSFSKIFAPGLRIGWALVPDHLQRRYYLASESVTLCPPAFNQMLVSAYLRDYDWKGQIETYRGIYAERCAAMLAALEKHMPAGTAWTSPEGGFFVWVTLPEGVDTYPVLKQAIDAGVVFIPGAAFTPSDEPSNKLRLAFSAVPPEAIDEGVRRLAGVLRENLAAL